Part of the Cyprinus carpio isolate SPL01 chromosome A1, ASM1834038v1, whole genome shotgun sequence genome is shown below.
ATCTCAAAGGTTAAACTCCTTCAAGTAAAAGTTCATCTTTCGATTCATCTGCAGTACAGTGCAaggtattttttttccttctgaaatctgcaaacaaaacatgcaaattacagctaagattaaaacataatgattaatACTACTGACTGGTTGATAACTAATTATGTTTCAAGCaaacatatttgttaaatatattttaaaactgggAATTGATTTGAGAAGTGTTTTCTAAGATGTAAAAATGACCTGAACTTAATATATGATGTGTTATTCTGCTATGCCAGTCAGAGATATAGTTTATCAGATATTTTAGGGATGGCCTGGTTAATAGAAGAGTCAGAAGATATCTTACAGATCTACAGAGAGTAGTTAATCACAACATCCGTTTATAGTCGGAACtatatgtatttattcaattACCAACGAATTCTGCTGTTTATCAGATAGTTGTCTGacacattgttttactttttattattatttccgtttttgttatttatttatttttttgtttgtttgtttttttactttaagggTCATAACCATCATAGACTTTCAAGTGGATAGCTATGTTCCCCCAATATTCAAAATAGTGCTTGATCATCATAGGATGCAATGGACGATTCTTAGGCTACTATATTagaaaatgctataaaatattaacttacaTGTGTACTAAAGGATGTTGTGTGTTTACATTAGCGTCATTTCGTTTTCCAAGTCTATGGAAAAAAGAACATTGCATTTCGTAGATGTGTAGCTCATGTAAATATGACATAGGGTTACCGTCTTAATACAAATAAACCAGGGCTAATAGCTGATAGGCTACTTCAACCAATAAACTTTCGTAAGAAGAGGTGACTTGGTGAATATCACGTGATTTAAAGTAAAGCAAGGCGTctgaaatgaaagtgaaacaaATTTGAAGCTAAAAAATGCAAgcttaaaaatgaattaaaattcataCTCGTGAATATAAACTGCAGATGCTTGATTATAATAGgctttttatgtgcattatatGCTGTATCACCAAGATCTTCGCCATTTTGAAGGTATTacatagagagggagagagagatgccaAAATCCAACCCCGTTCCTAAATATACTATTTTACTTTGCACGCTGCATGTTGAGAGCAGAGGGTTGTGTAAATAAGATAACGCATGCATAAATCGAGACATATACCCTTCATCCAGACACTGACATTTCTTGGAAGAGATCTTCCAGATATACATAAGCGAGAGGCGAGACCGCCTAAACTTTCGGTTTCGCTCTCTTTTGTAATGGTCAGCCCATGAGAAGAATGATGTGTTACAACTTAAAATGTAGCATCGCAGGAAATCTTGGCACAGTTCTGGAGAGGTTTTGGGTTAGTCAACATCAAACTGCATTTGCGGTAAGCAGGCTAGAAGTTTTATCATCTGAGACCGGAATGGAGGTGTTTCTGATAATATTACCCTTAATTTCACCGTGACGAAATTCGTGTATTAGACACTGCTTTATGGAAACCCTTTCGGTAGCTTAATAGTTATTCTGAAAAGTGTAGGTAGAAAATTTAAATAGTTTCACTTGTTGCACAGGAGAACCGTTTTAATGTCATGTGATGTCTGGCAGAGAAAACATGTATGTGCTGGTATTTCTGAGAAGGCAGGGGGCTTCGCTTTTCCTGTGCTAACggttaaaacctaaaatgttaaaACCTTTTGTCTGTAAAGAACATATAACATCAAGGCTTTCAAAGAATTATATAGCCAACCACAGAACGCTAGACAGAGTTATTAGTTATTCAtggtgtttttgtatgttttaaatgtgcttaaagtataaaatgtattgatataaattatttttaaaaattttttaacgATTTTTATATGGGTATTGATTTTAGAGTATTTCACGcgtgagggatttttttttctttgtcactgACCCGTATTTGAAAGAAGATTTTCGAGTTAAGAAAAGTGAGAAGTttctaaatgtattctaaatgcaTTCATTGTATTCATGTTGTTTTTAGAAATTcgtcttaatatttttgtaccgtttttgattaaaataagtaGTGTAACCTATAAACCTTAAGTAGTAATAATATACTTGCACTTTGATACAATGCACAGTCCTTAGTGTatgtaatgattatttttaataatcagattttaaaacattattttaattgttttgttgttgttgttttttaaataattaattaattttattttcttaggGTTACTCCATATGACCTGTACAAAATGTGACTTTTCATAAAAGTCATTGAAAAAGTTATTTGACACTAAGACATGATGGTCCACAGAGGTCttctatgttttatgtttttcttatcaCAAGGCAACAAAATAGCATCTTGTATGTTGGTTACACCACACTGACTTTAATTTTCTGCACAAaagcatatattaaaaatattttaaaacaaacaaaacaattttttgagCATCATATTCATATGAATAgtcaacgctatctcacgaccaattcgtacgtattttacgaggtggctaattcgtacgaatttgtatgacctcactcgtacgatttcatacgatttggctagaccccagtgatggttaggtttaggggcggggttaggtgtaagtaattcgtacaaattcatacgaatgtgcaactcgtaaaatacgtacgatttggcaaaaatcgtatgaatttgtacgagtgtggtcgtacgaattcgtacgaattagccacctcgtaaaatatgtacgaattgccgtgagatcgggctggaatatttgggtgtgtgttttttagtGTTGGTTTTAATTAGAGATGTGgtaaattgtgttcagcatgctTTCTCTCAGACTTTCTAGAATGTGTCCAGGCAAGAGCTGCTTCCTCCTCTTGATGTTAGAACTATTTGTTTCTTCAAACAGGGGGCACAGAATCAGTCATCCATGCTGTGGGACCATGGAGGAATGGTATGAGTGGGCCCTGATTCAGAATGGTCCAGCATAATGACACTGACCATACAGTTGCGCGACAAGGCCCATCCAAGCCGGCCGAGAGCCCCAAACCCTCTTCTGTCCCATCAACACACTTTCACCCTTTTCGGGACCAGAAGGAATGTGAACTCATCACCCAGACTGTGGATTACCTGAAACACAGTGGATTTTACTGGGGTCCTTTGGAAGTAGATGAAGCTCATGCACGACTGGCCAGACTTCCTCTTGGGACATTCCTGATCCGGGACAGCATGCAGGCGAATGTTTTCTTCACTCTCAGCTATCAGGCTCCCGACGGCCCGACCAGTGTGCGAGTGCTCATAAAAGATGGAGTTTTCAGTTTAGCGGGCAGTAAACATACTTTCTCTTGCCTTTTTGGCCTGCTAGGATATTATATTGCGTCCCCAAAAAAGAGTCTGAGTATGCCGTATCGTGGAGATGTGCCGCAGAGCCTACAGGAATTGGCAAGAAGAGCAGTGGTACAGAGTTTTGGGAAAGATAGCATTCAACAACTGCCTGTGAGCAAGAAACTTAAAGAATTTCTGTGGTTGTACCCTTTTAgtatatgaatgtgtgtaatCTATATGAAGATGTTACAGACGTTGCAGCTCTTTAACA
Proteins encoded:
- the LOC109060387 gene encoding suppressor of cytokine signaling 1-like, with product MVQHNDTDHTVARQGPSKPAESPKPSSVPSTHFHPFRDQKECELITQTVDYLKHSGFYWGPLEVDEAHARLARLPLGTFLIRDSMQANVFFTLSYQAPDGPTSVRVLIKDGVFSLAGSKHTFSCLFGLLGYYIASPKKSLSMPYRGDVPQSLQELARRAVVQSFGKDSIQQLPVSKKLKEFLWLYPFSI